Proteins from a genomic interval of Paenibacillus sp. FSL R5-0623:
- the gap gene encoding type I glyceraldehyde-3-phosphate dehydrogenase, whose translation MIKVGINGFGRIGRLAFRRIQNVAGIEVVAINDLTDAKMLAHLLKYDTTQGRFDGDVEVHDGFFKVNGKEVKVLANRNPEELPWGDLGVDIVLECTGFFTTKEAAEKHLKGGAKKVVISAPATGDMKTIVYNVNHEILDGTETVISGASCTTNCLAPMAKTLQDKFGIVQGLMTTIHAYTGDQNTLDAPHPKGDFRRARAAAENIIPNTTGAAKAIGLVIPELQGILDGAAQRVPVATGSLTELVTVLNKKVTAEEVNAAMQEASDPETFGYTEDEIVSSDIQGITFGSLFDATQTKVLTVGDQQLVKTVAWYDNEMSYTAQLVRTLEHFAKMIK comes from the coding sequence ATGATTAAAGTAGGTATTAACGGTTTTGGACGTATTGGACGCTTGGCATTCCGCCGTATTCAAAATGTAGCAGGCATCGAGGTAGTAGCAATCAACGACTTGACTGACGCTAAAATGCTCGCTCATTTGCTCAAATATGATACAACTCAAGGTCGCTTCGATGGCGATGTTGAAGTGCACGATGGCTTCTTCAAAGTGAACGGCAAAGAAGTTAAAGTATTGGCTAACCGTAACCCAGAAGAACTTCCTTGGGGCGACCTGGGCGTAGATATCGTTCTGGAATGTACTGGTTTCTTTACAACTAAAGAAGCAGCTGAGAAACACTTGAAAGGTGGAGCTAAGAAAGTTGTTATCTCCGCACCAGCTACTGGCGACATGAAAACCATCGTTTACAACGTAAACCATGAAATCCTCGACGGTACTGAAACTGTAATCTCCGGCGCATCTTGCACAACAAACTGCCTGGCACCTATGGCAAAAACACTGCAAGACAAATTCGGAATCGTTCAAGGTTTGATGACTACAATTCACGCTTACACTGGCGACCAAAACACATTGGATGCTCCACACCCTAAAGGTGACTTCCGTCGTGCTCGCGCAGCAGCTGAAAACATCATCCCTAACACAACTGGTGCTGCTAAAGCAATCGGACTGGTAATCCCAGAACTGCAAGGCATCCTTGATGGTGCAGCTCAACGTGTACCAGTAGCTACTGGTTCCCTGACTGAGCTCGTAACTGTTCTGAACAAAAAAGTAACAGCTGAAGAAGTTAACGCAGCTATGCAAGAAGCTTCCGATCCAGAAACTTTCGGATACACAGAAGACGAAATCGTATCTTCCGATATCCAAGGAATCACTTTCGGTTCCCTGTTTGATGCAACTCAAACTAAAGTTCTGACTGTTGGCGACCAACAATTGGTTAAAACTGTAGCTTGGTATGACAATGAAATGTCCTACACTGCACAATTGGTTCGCACTTTGGAGCACTTTGCAAAAATGATTAAGTAA
- a CDS encoding phosphoglycerate kinase, whose protein sequence is MNKKSVRDIELTGKRAFVRVDFNVPLEDGKITDDKRIRATLPTINFLIEKGAKVILASHMGRPNGEVVESLRLTPAAERLSELLGKTVVKADDSVGDAVKAQIAELNNGDVLLLENVRFHAGEEKNDPELAKQFAELADVFVNDAFGAAHRAHASTEGIAHLLPAVSGLLMEKELEVLGKAISNPERPFTAIIGGSKVKDKIDVIDNLLNIADNVIIGGGLTYTFFKAQGHEIGQSLLDDSKLDVALGFIEKAKKLGKNFYLPVDIVVSDDFSAKANTQIVDIDGIPADWEGIDIGPKTREIYADVIKNSKLVVWNGPMGVFEIEPFSHGTRAVAEACAETEAYTVIGGGDSAAAAEKFKLADKMNHISTGGGASLEFMEGKVLPGVVALNDK, encoded by the coding sequence ATGAACAAAAAAAGTGTACGCGATATCGAATTGACAGGAAAACGGGCTTTTGTCCGTGTAGATTTCAATGTGCCGCTCGAAGATGGTAAAATTACAGATGACAAACGTATTCGTGCAACGCTTCCTACAATCAACTTCTTGATTGAAAAAGGCGCTAAAGTCATTTTGGCAAGCCACATGGGTCGTCCTAACGGCGAAGTGGTTGAATCCTTGCGTTTGACTCCAGCAGCTGAGCGTTTGTCTGAATTGCTTGGTAAAACAGTTGTTAAAGCTGACGATTCTGTTGGTGACGCTGTTAAAGCTCAAATCGCTGAACTGAACAACGGGGACGTATTGTTGCTTGAAAACGTTCGTTTCCACGCAGGCGAAGAGAAAAACGATCCAGAACTCGCAAAACAATTTGCTGAACTGGCTGATGTTTTCGTTAACGATGCGTTTGGCGCGGCTCACAGAGCACACGCTTCGACTGAAGGAATCGCTCACTTGCTTCCAGCAGTGTCCGGTTTGTTGATGGAGAAAGAACTTGAAGTGTTGGGTAAAGCAATCTCCAACCCTGAGCGTCCTTTCACAGCTATCATTGGTGGATCCAAAGTTAAGGACAAAATCGATGTAATCGACAACCTGTTGAACATTGCAGACAACGTAATCATCGGTGGCGGTCTGACTTACACGTTCTTCAAAGCACAAGGACATGAAATTGGACAATCCTTGCTGGATGATTCCAAACTTGATGTTGCTCTCGGTTTTATCGAAAAAGCGAAAAAATTGGGCAAAAACTTCTACCTGCCGGTAGATATCGTAGTGTCTGACGATTTCAGTGCGAAAGCAAACACACAAATCGTTGACATCGATGGTATCCCAGCAGATTGGGAAGGTATCGACATCGGTCCTAAAACACGTGAGATTTATGCTGACGTAATCAAAAACTCCAAATTGGTTGTGTGGAACGGACCAATGGGCGTATTTGAAATCGAGCCATTCTCCCACGGTACTCGTGCAGTAGCGGAAGCTTGCGCTGAGACAGAAGCTTACACTGTAATTGGTGGCGGTGACTCCGCAGCAGCAGCTGAGAAGTTCAAATTGGCTGACAAGATGAACCACATCTCTACAGGTGGCGGTGCATCGCTCGAGTTCATGGAAGGTAAAGTACTTCCAGGCGTAGTGGCATTGAACGACAAGTAA
- the tpiA gene encoding triose-phosphate isomerase, with product MRTPIIAGNWKMFKTVSESNDFIQEVKGKAEVEGVETVICAPFTNLPSLVEAVKGTNIKIGAQNLHFEDNGAFTGEISGVMLKDLGVDYVIIGHSERRQYFAETDETVNKKLHAAFRHGLTPIFCLGETLEEREANQTKDVCKVQTVAAFAGLSAEQAAQVVIAYEPIWAIGTGKSSTSQDANEVIAYIRTLVKDLYNETVANAVRIQYGGSVKPENVTEYLGQSDIDGALVGGASLQPASFIALVEGAK from the coding sequence ATGAGAACACCGATTATCGCAGGTAACTGGAAAATGTTCAAAACGGTTTCCGAGTCCAATGACTTCATTCAGGAAGTTAAAGGAAAAGCGGAAGTTGAAGGCGTGGAGACTGTAATCTGCGCACCGTTTACAAATCTGCCATCCCTGGTAGAAGCCGTTAAAGGTACAAACATCAAAATTGGTGCACAAAATCTTCACTTTGAAGATAACGGTGCATTCACAGGTGAAATCAGTGGCGTGATGCTGAAAGACCTGGGTGTGGATTATGTCATTATTGGTCACTCGGAGCGCCGTCAATATTTTGCGGAAACCGATGAGACTGTCAATAAAAAGTTGCATGCAGCATTCCGTCACGGATTGACTCCAATCTTCTGCCTTGGTGAGACGCTTGAAGAGCGTGAAGCGAACCAAACAAAAGACGTATGCAAAGTGCAAACAGTAGCTGCTTTTGCAGGTCTGTCTGCAGAGCAAGCGGCACAAGTTGTTATCGCTTATGAGCCAATCTGGGCGATTGGTACAGGCAAATCCTCTACTTCCCAAGATGCGAATGAAGTTATTGCTTACATCCGTACGCTGGTGAAGGATCTGTACAACGAGACGGTTGCGAATGCAGTTCGTATTCAATACGGCGGCAGTGTTAAACCGGAGAACGTAACAGAATACCTCGGACAAAGCGACATCGACGGCGCACTTGTTGGCGGTGCCAGCTTGCAGCCGGCTTCGTTCATCGCGCTTGTTGAGGGGGCGAAGTAA
- the gpmI gene encoding 2,3-bisphosphoglycerate-independent phosphoglycerate mutase, protein MTAPKPVALIIMDGFGLRNTVEGNAVAQAKKPNYDRFMSQFPHTTLTACGEAVGLPEGQMGNSEVGHLNIGAGRIVYQDLTRISKSIRDGEFYDNETLVKAVREAKQSGKKLHLYGLLSDGGVHSHIDHLFAMLDLAKKEGMNDVYIHAFMDGRDVMPDSGKDFMQKLIAKIEEVGVGKIATVQGRYYAMDRDKRWERVEKSYRAIVYGDGPKYTDPLKAVEESYEKSVFDEFVEPTVIVKADGEPVGLVESGDSVIFLNFRPDRAIQLSQVFTNQDFRGFDRGPKFPVGLHFVCLTLFSETVEGYVAYSPKNLDNTLGEVLVQNNKKQLRIAETEKYPHVTFFFSGGRDVELPGETRVLINSPKVATYDLQPEMSAYEVADACVREIEADKHDAIILNFANPDMVGHSGMLEPTIKAVEVTDECMGRVVDAVLAKGGVVLITADHGNADMVFDEKGRPFTAHTTNPVPFIVTDANVTLREGGILADIAPTILDLMQLPKPAEMTGTSVIATRK, encoded by the coding sequence ATGACAGCTCCAAAACCTGTAGCACTGATCATCATGGATGGCTTTGGTCTTCGTAACACGGTGGAAGGCAACGCGGTAGCGCAAGCCAAGAAACCGAACTACGACCGTTTCATGAGCCAATTCCCACATACAACACTCACTGCTTGCGGTGAAGCTGTAGGTTTGCCAGAAGGGCAAATGGGTAATTCCGAGGTAGGTCACCTGAACATTGGTGCTGGCCGGATCGTATACCAGGATTTGACCCGTATCTCCAAATCCATTCGTGACGGCGAGTTCTACGACAATGAAACACTTGTCAAAGCCGTTCGCGAAGCGAAACAAAGCGGCAAAAAGCTTCATCTCTACGGCTTGTTGTCCGATGGCGGCGTACATAGTCACATCGACCACCTGTTTGCTATGCTAGATCTGGCCAAAAAAGAAGGAATGAATGATGTATATATTCATGCTTTCATGGATGGCCGTGATGTTATGCCAGACAGTGGTAAAGACTTCATGCAGAAGCTGATCGCCAAGATTGAAGAAGTCGGTGTAGGTAAAATCGCAACGGTTCAAGGTCGCTATTACGCGATGGACCGTGACAAACGTTGGGAACGGGTTGAGAAATCATACCGCGCCATCGTTTATGGAGATGGACCAAAATACACTGACCCACTCAAAGCGGTTGAAGAATCGTATGAGAAATCCGTATTTGATGAATTCGTTGAACCAACGGTTATCGTCAAAGCGGATGGTGAGCCGGTAGGTTTGGTTGAGAGCGGCGATTCCGTTATCTTCCTCAACTTCCGTCCTGACCGTGCGATCCAGTTGTCGCAAGTATTCACAAACCAGGATTTCCGCGGTTTCGATCGTGGTCCGAAGTTCCCTGTGGGCTTGCACTTTGTATGCTTGACTTTGTTCAGCGAGACGGTTGAAGGTTATGTGGCATATTCGCCGAAGAACCTCGACAACACCCTGGGTGAAGTTCTGGTACAGAACAATAAAAAACAACTGCGTATTGCAGAAACTGAGAAATACCCGCACGTTACCTTCTTCTTCAGCGGCGGTCGTGATGTGGAGCTTCCGGGCGAAACTCGTGTACTGATCAACTCACCAAAAGTTGCAACGTATGATCTGCAACCGGAGATGAGCGCGTATGAAGTAGCCGACGCATGTGTTCGCGAGATCGAAGCAGACAAACATGACGCTATCATTCTGAACTTTGCTAACCCTGACATGGTTGGACACTCCGGCATGCTGGAGCCTACCATCAAAGCGGTTGAAGTAACAGATGAGTGCATGGGCCGTGTTGTGGATGCAGTACTTGCCAAAGGCGGCGTTGTACTGATCACGGCGGATCATGGTAACGCGGATATGGTGTTCGATGAGAAAGGACGTCCGTTCACAGCTCATACAACGAACCCAGTTCCATTCATCGTTACGGATGCCAATGTAACTTTGCGTGAAGGCGGAATCCTGGCGGATATCGCGCCAACGATCCTTGACCTGATGCAATTGCCTAAACCGGCTGAGATGACAGGTACATCCGTCATCGCTACCCGTAAATAA
- the eno gene encoding phosphopyruvate hydratase, with product MTIISDVYAREVLDSRGNPTVEVEVYLESGAIGRAIVPSGASTGAHEAVELRDGDKSRYLGKGVLQAVKNVNETIAPEVIGMDALDQLGIDKLMITLDGTPNKGKLGANAILAVSMAVARAAADALDLPLYVYLGGFNAKALPVPMMNIINGGEHADNNIDVQEFMVLPVGAPSFKEALRVGAEIFHNLKSVLSSKGLNTAVGDEGGFAPNLGSNEEAITTIIEAIEKAGYKPGVDVFLGMDVASTEFYKDGKYTLAGEGKSYTSAEYVDLLASWVEKYPIITIEDGMSEDDWDGWKLLTEKLGDKVQLVGDDLFVTNTERLGRGINEGIGNSILIKVNQIGTLTETFDAIEMAKRAGYTAVISHRSGESEDSTIADIAVATNAGQIKTGAPSRTDRIAKYNQLLRIEDQLGELAQYNGLKGFYNLKK from the coding sequence ATGACTATTATTTCTGACGTGTACGCTCGCGAAGTCCTCGACTCCCGCGGTAACCCTACAGTAGAAGTTGAAGTATACCTGGAGTCCGGCGCAATCGGACGCGCAATCGTTCCATCTGGTGCATCCACTGGTGCCCACGAAGCAGTTGAGCTTCGCGATGGTGACAAATCCCGTTACCTCGGTAAAGGCGTTCTGCAAGCTGTTAAAAACGTAAACGAAACAATCGCTCCAGAAGTTATCGGTATGGATGCATTGGATCAACTGGGTATCGACAAATTGATGATCACTTTGGATGGTACGCCAAATAAAGGTAAACTGGGTGCTAACGCAATCCTGGCTGTATCCATGGCAGTAGCTCGCGCAGCTGCTGACGCTCTGGACCTGCCATTGTACGTTTACCTGGGCGGATTCAACGCTAAAGCATTGCCAGTTCCAATGATGAACATCATCAACGGTGGTGAGCATGCTGACAACAACATCGACGTTCAAGAGTTCATGGTTCTTCCAGTTGGAGCACCAAGCTTCAAAGAAGCTCTTCGCGTAGGTGCAGAGATCTTCCACAACCTGAAATCCGTATTGAGCTCCAAAGGCTTGAACACAGCTGTAGGTGACGAAGGTGGTTTCGCACCAAACCTTGGTTCAAACGAAGAAGCAATCACTACAATCATCGAAGCAATTGAAAAAGCTGGTTACAAACCAGGCGTTGACGTATTCTTGGGTATGGACGTTGCTTCCACTGAGTTCTACAAAGATGGTAAGTACACACTTGCTGGCGAAGGTAAATCTTACACTTCCGCTGAGTATGTTGACCTTCTGGCTTCATGGGTTGAGAAATACCCAATCATCACAATCGAAGACGGTATGTCCGAAGATGACTGGGATGGTTGGAAATTGCTCACTGAGAAATTGGGAGACAAAGTACAACTCGTTGGTGATGACCTGTTCGTAACAAACACTGAGCGTCTGGGCAGAGGTATCAACGAAGGTATCGGTAACTCCATCCTGATCAAAGTTAACCAAATCGGTACATTGACTGAAACATTTGATGCAATCGAAATGGCTAAACGCGCAGGATACACAGCTGTAATCTCCCACCGTTCCGGTGAGTCCGAAGACAGCACAATCGCTGATATCGCTGTTGCAACTAACGCTGGTCAAATCAAAACGGGTGCTCCTTCCCGTACAGACCGTATCGCGAAGTACAACCAATTGCTCCGCATTGAGGATCAACTGGGTGAACTGGCTCAATACAATGGTCTTAAAGGATTCTACAACCTTAAAAAATAA